The following are encoded together in the Raineyella sp. LH-20 genome:
- a CDS encoding LysR family transcriptional regulator, with amino-acid sequence MTHRWPDPDALELLVAVAEHGSVGAAARALDMAQPNASRTLRTLERTLRLDLLHRTPQGSTLTPEGALVVTWARSMLGQAQTLVDGVALLRRERTARVAVAATPLIAEHLLPMWVAELRSTTRARAPQWYRSGAPTASPTVTAAGEVEVDLTVADSRQVLDLVAHGEASLGFTEEPARAAGLEVLTFGTEGLVVTVAPHHRWARRESPVPVAELARTPLVLQTTDTSTRRAVDRALAAYDPVPPRQEAATASAVLAAVAAGRAPGVVGGLDAAPWIRTGRVTPVVVADLRLSRPLQVAWPKGGRPPDLAGELLGIALAHARRYAAPGRMD; translated from the coding sequence ATGACGCATCGCTGGCCCGACCCGGACGCCCTCGAACTCCTGGTCGCGGTGGCCGAGCACGGCAGTGTGGGCGCTGCCGCCCGGGCACTCGACATGGCCCAGCCGAACGCCTCCCGTACGCTGCGGACGCTGGAACGTACGCTCCGCCTGGACCTGCTGCACCGTACGCCGCAGGGTTCGACGCTCACCCCGGAGGGGGCGCTGGTGGTCACCTGGGCGCGCAGCATGCTCGGTCAGGCGCAGACCCTGGTCGACGGGGTGGCGCTGCTGCGCCGGGAGCGGACCGCCCGGGTCGCCGTCGCTGCGACGCCGCTGATCGCCGAACACCTGCTGCCGATGTGGGTCGCCGAGCTGCGCAGCACCACCCGGGCCCGGGCGCCGCAGTGGTACCGCAGCGGCGCGCCGACGGCCAGCCCCACCGTCACCGCGGCCGGCGAGGTCGAGGTGGACCTCACCGTGGCCGACTCCCGCCAGGTGCTGGATCTCGTCGCGCACGGCGAGGCGAGCCTCGGATTCACCGAGGAACCGGCCCGGGCCGCCGGGCTGGAGGTGCTGACCTTCGGCACCGAGGGGCTGGTCGTCACCGTCGCCCCGCACCACCGGTGGGCCCGCCGCGAGTCCCCGGTCCCCGTCGCGGAGCTGGCCCGTACGCCCCTCGTCCTGCAGACCACCGACACGTCGACCCGCCGGGCGGTCGACCGTGCGCTCGCGGCGTACGACCCGGTTCCGCCGCGCCAGGAGGCCGCGACGGCTTCCGCTGTGCTCGCCGCGGTCGCTGCGGGCCGGGCCCCAGGGGTGGTCGGCGGCCTCGACGCGGCCCCGTGGATCCGGACCGGACGGGTGACCCCGGTCGTCGTGGCCGACCTGAGGTTGTCCCGACCGCTGCAGGTCGCCTGGCCGAAGGGCGGCCGCCCGCCGGACCTGGCCGGTGAGCTGCTGGGGATCGCGCTGGCCCACGCCCGGCGGTATGCGGCACCCGGCCGGATGGACTGA
- a CDS encoding Rieske (2Fe-2S) protein, which yields MQAQRRTVFTLAGGLAVAAPLGLSACSADPTGGNARTRTKNNRQLRVKKSDVPVGSGVIYPDDGYVITQPVAGQFEAFSDVCSHAGCPVRQITPDHRIHCLCHNSYFAVADGKVLEGPAPTGLTRATFAEEGDEIVVKGVK from the coding sequence ATGCAAGCGCAGCGCCGCACCGTTTTCACGCTCGCCGGAGGCCTCGCCGTGGCGGCCCCGTTGGGTCTGTCGGCCTGCAGTGCGGACCCGACCGGCGGGAACGCCCGGACGCGGACGAAGAACAACCGCCAGCTGCGTGTGAAGAAGTCGGACGTCCCGGTCGGGTCGGGCGTGATCTACCCCGACGACGGCTACGTGATCACCCAGCCGGTCGCGGGCCAGTTCGAGGCGTTCTCCGACGTCTGCTCCCACGCGGGCTGCCCGGTCCGCCAGATCACCCCGGACCATCGGATCCACTGCCTGTGCCACAACTCGTACTTCGCGGTCGCCGACGGCAAGGTCCTGGAGGGCCCGGCGCCGACCGGCCTGACCCGGGCCACCTTCGCCGAAGAGGGCGACGAGATCGTCGTGAAGGGCGTCAAGTAG
- a CDS encoding glycosyltransferase family 1 protein: protein MSVPPKAPANATKRIAVKFGALSHEPLVDADGDVIGRGAGPTLVRRLLRLFPDPVLIGPEERRCRGFVQMPLQFVDGDSTVVINMDVLDSPLVWTVLKERARTPQVMNFLWQNVSEYPETVRQASLGLSFGLFPTFANSERTATEVREVLDTWTVPALAEKAVIGWENLGIHLQRVRPRTATKIPVVLYPAVTLAARKRPELFLRVVSAVAARTPITLEMRLLEKDLVTEKAMRISREKWTWVGPMASREDYWDRLAHTTAFLATSLDESYGLQYLEALAGGAIGVFPNLPWARALLPEGYLYFYDTEQQAEEMLFHAVTDPEGCRRETAAAAGDIDAWIRSRHSDDSFERAIARCTATWFGA from the coding sequence ATGTCTGTTCCTCCGAAGGCCCCCGCCAACGCGACCAAGCGGATCGCGGTCAAGTTCGGCGCACTCAGCCACGAGCCGCTGGTCGATGCCGACGGCGACGTCATCGGCAGGGGTGCCGGGCCCACGCTGGTCCGCCGCCTGCTGCGGTTGTTCCCCGACCCCGTCCTGATCGGGCCCGAGGAGCGCCGCTGCCGCGGGTTCGTCCAGATGCCGCTGCAGTTCGTCGACGGCGACAGCACGGTCGTGATCAACATGGACGTCCTCGACTCTCCGCTGGTGTGGACGGTGCTCAAGGAACGCGCACGCACGCCCCAGGTGATGAATTTCCTGTGGCAGAACGTGTCGGAGTACCCGGAGACCGTCCGGCAGGCCTCGTTGGGGCTGTCCTTCGGGCTCTTCCCGACCTTCGCCAACTCGGAGCGCACCGCGACCGAGGTGCGGGAGGTGCTGGACACCTGGACCGTCCCGGCGCTGGCGGAGAAGGCGGTGATCGGCTGGGAGAACCTGGGCATCCACCTGCAGCGGGTCCGCCCGCGCACCGCCACCAAGATCCCCGTCGTGCTCTACCCGGCGGTCACCCTGGCGGCCCGCAAGCGGCCGGAGCTGTTCCTGCGGGTCGTCTCCGCGGTCGCGGCCCGTACGCCCATCACGCTGGAGATGCGCCTGCTGGAGAAGGATCTGGTCACCGAGAAGGCGATGCGGATCTCCCGGGAGAAGTGGACCTGGGTCGGGCCGATGGCGTCCCGGGAGGACTACTGGGACCGGCTGGCCCACACCACCGCGTTCCTGGCCACCTCGCTGGACGAGTCGTACGGTCTGCAGTACCTGGAGGCGCTGGCGGGCGGCGCGATCGGCGTCTTCCCGAACCTGCCGTGGGCCCGTGCCCTGCTGCCGGAGGGCTACCTCTACTTCTACGACACCGAGCAGCAGGCCGAGGAGATGCTCTTCCATGCGGTGACCGATCCGGAGGGATGCCGTCGGGAGACCGCAGCCGCCGCCGGCGACATCGACGCGTGGATCCGCAGCAGGCACAGTGACGACAGCTTCGAACGGGCGATCGCCCGGTGCACCGCCACCTGGTTCGGCGCCTGA
- a CDS encoding uridine diphosphate-N-acetylglucosamine-binding protein YvcK: MLAADLGFDRRPAVTALGGGHGLFANLSALRRITDRLTAVVTVADDGGSSGRLRREFDILPPGDLRMALAALCGDDSQGRLWAEILQSRFAGHGPLGGHAIGNLLIAGLWQKVDAVTGLDMVASLLGSRGRVLPMSAVPLEIEADVIGYDPLHPDEISVLQGQARVATTRAEVAGIRLVPEGPPAVPQTLQAIHEADWVILGPGSWFTSVIPHLLVPDLADALVHTRARRILTMNLRPSGETSGFTPSRHLEALADHAPQLRLDVVLADPRFVGDDRGHLEGFAQSFGAELVVTDMAMRDGTARHDPLRLAAAYSEIMGL; the protein is encoded by the coding sequence ATGCTGGCCGCAGATCTGGGATTCGACCGTCGCCCCGCCGTCACGGCACTGGGTGGTGGGCACGGGCTCTTCGCCAACCTCTCCGCCCTGCGGCGGATCACCGACCGGCTCACCGCGGTGGTCACCGTCGCCGACGACGGCGGGTCCTCCGGCCGACTGCGCCGGGAGTTCGACATCCTGCCCCCCGGCGACCTACGGATGGCGCTGGCGGCGCTCTGCGGGGACGACTCCCAGGGCCGGCTGTGGGCGGAGATCCTGCAGTCCCGTTTCGCCGGCCACGGACCGCTCGGCGGGCATGCCATCGGCAACCTGCTGATCGCCGGCCTGTGGCAGAAGGTCGACGCCGTCACCGGCCTCGACATGGTCGCGTCGCTGCTCGGCAGCCGCGGTCGGGTGTTGCCGATGTCCGCCGTCCCGCTGGAGATCGAGGCCGATGTGATCGGCTACGACCCGCTCCACCCCGACGAGATCAGCGTGCTGCAGGGGCAGGCCCGGGTCGCCACCACCCGTGCCGAGGTCGCCGGCATCCGGCTCGTTCCGGAGGGCCCGCCGGCCGTGCCGCAGACCCTCCAGGCGATCCACGAGGCGGATTGGGTCATCCTCGGGCCGGGCTCGTGGTTCACCTCGGTGATCCCACACCTGCTCGTCCCCGACCTCGCCGACGCCCTGGTGCACACCCGGGCCCGCCGCATCCTCACCATGAACCTGCGGCCCTCCGGCGAGACCTCGGGCTTCACGCCGTCGCGTCACCTCGAGGCGCTGGCCGATCACGCCCCGCAGCTGCGGCTCGACGTGGTGCTCGCCGACCCGCGGTTCGTCGGCGACGACCGGGGCCACCTGGAGGGGTTCGCCCAGTCGTTCGGCGCCGAGCTGGTGGTCACCGACATGGCCATGCGCGACGGCACGGCCCGCCACGATCCGCTGCGGCTGGCCGCGGCGTACTCCGAGATCATGGGCCTGTAG
- the uvrC gene encoding excinuclease ABC subunit UvrC, with amino-acid sequence MADPSTYRPAPGSIPLEPGVYRFSDAHGRVIYVGKAKSLRQRLNSYFADLSNLHPRTQAMVTTAARVDWTVVQNEVEALGLEYTWIKEYAPRFNVMYRDDKSYPWLAVTWSEEYPRVFVGRGKKRRGWRYFGPYGHAWAIRETVDTLLRVFPMRSCTAGTFRAARAAGRPCLLGYIGKCVAPCVDRVTAEEHRAVADDFCQFMAGRSTGLVRRLEREMAEAAGNLEFERAGVLRDDIAALNLAMEKNAIVLGDGTDTDVIAMVAEELEVSVMVFHVRGGRVRGRRGWVADRTADQTEPELVGSFLTQLYGAAGELEVTDGEVNGEARPIPREVLVPVLPDDAEVYTDWLSERRGSRVSLRVPQRGDKRTLMDTVTRNAEEALARHRTKRSVDLTARTRALEEIQEALSLPTPPLRIECYDISNLQGTNVVASMVVFEDGMSRKSEYRRFTIKGVEGQNDVASMYEVITRRFSRMLQEQELLTGEGDGPSLVDPTTGKPLRFAYAPSLVVVDGGPPQVEAARRALDDLGITDVGLCGLAKRLEEVWLPEEDYPVILPRTSEGLYLMQRVRDEAHRFAITHHRTRRSRSMLESMLDDIQGLGPGRRATLMKEFGSVKRLRTATEDEIRALPGFGPATARAVVAAVGAAPAREVLNTATGEITEE; translated from the coding sequence ATGGCCGATCCGTCCACCTACCGCCCGGCGCCCGGGTCGATCCCGCTGGAGCCGGGGGTCTACCGGTTCAGTGACGCCCACGGCCGGGTGATCTACGTCGGCAAGGCCAAGTCGCTGCGCCAGCGGCTGAACTCCTACTTCGCCGACCTGTCGAATCTGCACCCCCGCACCCAGGCGATGGTCACCACGGCCGCCCGGGTCGACTGGACCGTGGTGCAGAACGAGGTGGAGGCGCTGGGCCTCGAGTACACCTGGATCAAGGAGTACGCCCCGCGGTTCAACGTGATGTACCGCGACGACAAGTCCTACCCGTGGCTGGCGGTGACCTGGTCGGAGGAGTACCCCAGGGTGTTCGTCGGGCGCGGCAAGAAGCGCCGGGGCTGGCGCTACTTCGGACCGTACGGCCACGCCTGGGCCATCCGGGAGACCGTCGACACCCTGCTGCGGGTCTTCCCGATGCGTTCCTGCACGGCCGGCACCTTCCGCGCCGCCCGGGCGGCCGGCCGGCCCTGCCTGCTCGGCTACATCGGCAAGTGCGTCGCACCGTGCGTGGACCGGGTGACCGCCGAGGAGCATCGGGCCGTCGCCGACGACTTCTGCCAGTTCATGGCGGGCCGATCCACCGGGCTGGTCCGGCGGCTGGAACGGGAGATGGCCGAGGCCGCGGGCAACCTCGAGTTCGAGCGGGCCGGGGTGCTGCGTGACGACATCGCCGCGCTCAACCTGGCGATGGAGAAGAACGCGATCGTCCTCGGCGACGGCACCGACACCGACGTGATCGCGATGGTCGCCGAGGAGCTCGAGGTCTCGGTGATGGTGTTCCACGTCCGCGGCGGCCGGGTCCGCGGGCGCCGCGGTTGGGTCGCGGACCGCACCGCCGACCAGACCGAGCCGGAGCTGGTCGGCAGCTTCCTCACCCAGCTCTACGGTGCCGCCGGGGAACTGGAGGTGACCGACGGGGAGGTCAACGGCGAGGCCCGGCCGATCCCGCGGGAGGTCCTGGTGCCGGTGCTGCCCGATGACGCCGAGGTCTACACCGACTGGCTGTCCGAGCGGCGCGGCAGCCGGGTGTCGCTGCGCGTCCCGCAGCGCGGGGACAAACGCACCCTGATGGACACGGTGACCCGCAATGCCGAGGAGGCGCTGGCCCGGCACCGTACGAAGCGCTCGGTCGACCTCACCGCACGGACCCGGGCGCTGGAGGAGATCCAGGAGGCGCTGTCGTTGCCGACTCCGCCGCTGCGGATCGAGTGCTACGACATCTCCAACCTGCAGGGCACCAACGTGGTCGCGTCGATGGTGGTGTTCGAGGACGGCATGTCACGCAAATCGGAGTACCGGCGCTTCACCATCAAGGGGGTCGAGGGGCAGAACGACGTCGCGTCGATGTACGAGGTGATCACCCGCCGGTTCAGTCGGATGCTGCAGGAGCAGGAGCTGCTCACCGGGGAGGGGGACGGCCCGTCGCTGGTCGACCCGACCACCGGCAAGCCACTCCGGTTCGCGTACGCCCCCTCGCTGGTGGTCGTCGACGGCGGACCGCCGCAGGTCGAGGCGGCACGACGTGCCCTCGACGATCTCGGCATCACCGACGTCGGACTGTGCGGTCTGGCCAAGCGGCTGGAGGAGGTCTGGCTGCCGGAGGAGGACTACCCGGTCATCCTGCCGCGGACCTCCGAGGGCCTCTATCTGATGCAGCGGGTCCGCGACGAGGCGCACCGGTTCGCCATCACCCACCATCGGACCCGGCGGAGCCGGTCCATGCTGGAGTCCATGCTCGACGACATCCAGGGCCTCGGCCCCGGGCGCCGGGCCACCCTGATGAAGGAGTTCGGGTCGGTGAAGAGACTGCGGACCGCCACCGAGGACGAGATCCGCGCCCTGCCGGGCTTCGGACCGGCCACCGCACGGGCCGTGGTCGCGGCGGTCGGCGCCGCGCCGGCCCGCGAAGTGCTCAACACGGCCACCGGCGAGATCACCGAGGAATGA
- the whiA gene encoding DNA-binding protein WhiA: protein MAMTQQVKAELSTVQVTRTASRVAETAAVLRFAGGLHLVGGRIVIEAELDTGAAARRLRSAIQEVFGYPTELVVVNGSGLRKATRYVVRMTAHGDDLARRTGLIDPHGRPVRGLPPQIVGGDLEAAVAAWRGAFLAHGSLTEPGRSMALEITCPGPESALALVGAARRVGIGAKARVVREIDRVAIRDGDAIAAMLTRLGAHESLLAWEERRMRREVRASANRLANFDDANLRRSAQAAVAASARVGRALEILGTEVPEHLRRAGELRMENKQASLEELGRLHEPPLTKDAIAGRIRRLLGMADKRAVELGIPDTEASLTPEMLDEEQ, encoded by the coding sequence ATGGCGATGACCCAACAGGTGAAGGCAGAACTGTCGACGGTCCAGGTCACTCGGACGGCGTCCCGCGTCGCAGAGACGGCGGCGGTGCTCCGCTTCGCCGGCGGTCTGCACCTCGTCGGGGGACGGATCGTCATCGAGGCCGAGCTCGACACCGGAGCGGCCGCCCGCCGGCTGCGGTCCGCCATCCAGGAGGTGTTCGGCTATCCCACCGAGCTGGTGGTGGTCAACGGGTCGGGCCTGCGCAAGGCGACCCGGTACGTCGTCCGGATGACCGCTCACGGCGACGACCTCGCCCGCCGGACCGGTCTGATCGATCCGCACGGTCGTCCGGTCCGGGGGCTTCCGCCGCAGATCGTCGGTGGTGACCTGGAAGCGGCGGTCGCCGCCTGGCGGGGCGCCTTCCTGGCCCACGGGTCGCTGACGGAGCCGGGGCGGTCGATGGCGCTGGAGATCACCTGCCCGGGCCCGGAGTCGGCGCTGGCGCTGGTGGGCGCGGCGCGCCGGGTCGGGATCGGCGCCAAGGCGCGGGTGGTCCGGGAGATCGACCGGGTCGCCATCCGTGACGGTGACGCGATCGCGGCGATGCTCACCCGGCTGGGGGCGCACGAGTCGTTGTTGGCCTGGGAGGAGCGTCGGATGCGCCGGGAGGTGCGGGCCTCCGCCAACCGGCTGGCCAACTTCGACGACGCCAACCTCCGCCGGTCCGCCCAGGCCGCGGTGGCGGCCAGCGCCCGGGTCGGCCGGGCGCTGGAGATCCTCGGCACCGAGGTGCCGGAGCACCTGCGGCGCGCCGGCGAACTGCGGATGGAGAACAAGCAGGCCAGCCTCGAGGAACTCGGCCGGCTGCACGAACCGCCGCTGACCAAGGACGCCATCGCCGGCCGGATCCGCCGCCTGCTCGGGATGGCCGACAAGCGGGCCGTCGAGCTGGGCATCCCGGACACCGAGGCCAGCCTCACCCCGGAGATGCTCGACGAGGAGCAGTGA
- the rapZ gene encoding RNase adapter RapZ, with product MDPILNNGPVAAQEQEQRVLIVTGLSGAGRSSAANALEDAGWYVVDNLPPKLLPELTRMLGAAGIHNLAAVLDVRSRALFADVMPALAEIRSTGLDIDPEILFLEANDEVIVRRQESARRPHPLQGSGRLLDGVKAERAQLGALRSVADLVIDTSNLNVHQLRDRVSHAYGGEERKFRATIVSFGFKHGVPVDADLVLDVRFLPNPHWIPELRPMTGMDQPVRDYVLSQDGAGDYLDRVEGLLTEIVIPGYCREGKWLMTIAVGCTGGRHRSTSMAIDLGRRLGLRGIPTSVVHRDAELL from the coding sequence ATGGACCCGATATTGAATAATGGCCCCGTGGCAGCACAGGAACAGGAGCAACGGGTCCTCATCGTCACCGGCCTCAGTGGAGCGGGCCGGTCCTCTGCGGCGAACGCCCTGGAGGACGCCGGGTGGTACGTCGTCGACAACCTGCCGCCGAAGCTGCTGCCCGAGCTGACCCGGATGCTGGGCGCCGCCGGGATCCACAACCTCGCCGCCGTCCTGGACGTCCGCAGCCGTGCCCTCTTCGCTGACGTCATGCCGGCCCTGGCCGAGATCCGGTCGACCGGGCTCGACATCGACCCGGAGATCCTCTTTCTGGAGGCCAACGACGAGGTGATCGTACGACGCCAGGAATCGGCCCGCCGCCCGCACCCGTTGCAGGGCTCCGGCCGGTTGCTCGACGGGGTGAAGGCCGAACGGGCCCAGCTCGGCGCGCTGCGCTCGGTCGCCGACCTGGTCATCGACACCTCCAACCTCAACGTGCACCAGCTGCGCGACCGGGTGTCGCACGCGTACGGCGGGGAGGAGCGGAAGTTCCGCGCCACCATCGTCTCCTTCGGCTTCAAGCACGGTGTGCCGGTCGACGCCGACCTCGTCCTCGACGTACGCTTCCTGCCCAACCCGCACTGGATCCCGGAGCTGCGGCCGATGACCGGGATGGACCAGCCGGTCCGTGACTACGTGCTCTCCCAGGACGGGGCGGGGGACTACCTGGACCGGGTCGAGGGGCTGCTCACCGAGATCGTCATCCCCGGCTACTGCCGCGAGGGCAAATGGCTGATGACCATCGCTGTCGGCTGCACCGGTGGACGCCACCGGTCCACCTCGATGGCCATCGACCTCGGTCGTCGACTGGGCCTGCGGGGCATCCCGACCTCGGTCGTGCACCGGGATGCGGAGCTGCTCTGA
- a CDS encoding maleylpyruvate isomerase family mycothiol-dependent enzyme has product MSTDSPGLKTLSQVRPALRTATHDLLGATIQVSDEDWARPSALPDWSRAELAAHIARHADALRGVVEGALRGEDVALYPSPEARDAGIRTGAGRTGLQIQEDLDTACGRLEQAFDEVTDWAVQVPFRDTRVPVATLPLGRLAEVVLHHIDLEIGTGFDDLDPVVAAVIMDWAVDRIGHKPGAPALRLVASDGRQWLTPAAEHAVPEPSTTAEQATAEPGTASGQQPGAVVEVSGTPQRLLGWLAGRLGADAVSGADEVEVPRW; this is encoded by the coding sequence GTGAGCACCGACAGCCCCGGCCTCAAGACCCTTTCCCAGGTACGCCCCGCCCTCCGTACGGCCACCCACGACCTGTTGGGCGCCACGATCCAGGTGAGCGACGAGGACTGGGCGCGGCCCAGTGCTCTCCCCGACTGGAGCCGCGCCGAACTGGCCGCCCACATCGCCCGCCACGCCGATGCCCTCCGTGGCGTGGTGGAGGGCGCCCTGCGTGGTGAGGACGTCGCGCTGTACCCGTCGCCCGAGGCCCGTGACGCCGGCATCCGCACCGGCGCCGGCCGCACCGGTCTGCAGATCCAGGAAGATCTCGACACCGCCTGCGGTCGCCTGGAGCAGGCGTTCGACGAGGTGACGGACTGGGCCGTGCAGGTGCCCTTCCGGGACACCCGGGTGCCGGTGGCGACGCTGCCACTGGGTCGGTTGGCCGAGGTCGTCCTCCATCACATCGACCTGGAGATCGGGACAGGCTTCGACGACCTGGATCCGGTGGTCGCCGCCGTCATCATGGACTGGGCCGTCGATCGGATCGGCCACAAGCCCGGGGCGCCGGCGCTGCGCCTCGTGGCGTCGGACGGTCGGCAGTGGTTGACCCCGGCCGCCGAGCACGCGGTACCCGAGCCCAGCACGACCGCCGAGCAGGCCACGGCCGAGCCCGGCACGGCGTCCGGACAGCAGCCCGGTGCTGTCGTCGAGGTCTCCGGCACCCCCCAGCGTCTGCTCGGCTGGCTGGCCGGCCGACTGGGCGCGGACGCGGTCTCCGGCGCCGACGAGGTCGAGGTCCCCAGGTGGTGA
- a CDS encoding DUF4389 domain-containing protein codes for MAVPLQGPDVVEYPVVVEGAPAPAVSRGLWLVKWLLAIPHLIVLCFLAIGAVFVWIWVLVSILVTAEYPRWAFDYLLGVMRWAWRVQYYMYDVAATDIYPPFTLADRPDYPARLDVRYPERLSRGLVLVKWWLLAIPHYIILAVLFGTSIGSTSNDEGVRVNWPGVVPILVLIALIALLFGGRYPQQLYALVMGFNRWSWRVSAYALLMTDQYPPFRLDQGPYEPGGPHLGEGATAPSAAGPGEGDATPPAQ; via the coding sequence ATGGCTGTTCCGCTGCAAGGACCTGACGTGGTCGAGTACCCGGTCGTCGTCGAAGGCGCCCCGGCTCCCGCAGTGTCGCGTGGGCTGTGGCTCGTGAAATGGCTTCTCGCCATCCCCCATCTGATCGTCCTCTGCTTCCTCGCGATCGGCGCGGTCTTCGTGTGGATCTGGGTGCTCGTCTCCATCCTGGTCACCGCGGAGTACCCCCGGTGGGCGTTCGACTACCTGCTGGGCGTCATGCGGTGGGCCTGGCGTGTGCAGTACTACATGTACGACGTCGCCGCCACGGACATCTACCCGCCGTTCACCCTGGCCGACCGACCGGACTACCCTGCCCGCCTCGACGTCCGCTACCCCGAGCGACTCTCCCGTGGGCTGGTGCTGGTGAAATGGTGGCTGCTGGCCATCCCGCACTACATCATCCTGGCCGTGCTGTTCGGCACCTCGATCGGGAGCACCTCCAACGACGAGGGCGTGCGCGTCAACTGGCCCGGCGTGGTCCCGATCCTGGTGCTGATCGCGCTGATCGCCCTGCTGTTCGGCGGGCGGTATCCCCAGCAGCTCTACGCGCTGGTGATGGGCTTCAACCGCTGGAGCTGGCGGGTCTCGGCGTACGCCCTGCTGATGACCGACCAGTACCCGCCGTTCCGGCTCGACCAGGGGCCGTACGAGCCGGGTGGTCCCCATCTCGGCGAGGGTGCCACGGCGCCGTCCGCCGCCGGTCCCGGAGAGGGGGACGCGACACCGCCTGCCCAGTGA
- a CDS encoding MBL fold metallo-hydrolase yields MVTPAADSGPHDPLSPAPHGSPEFHVTPGGPALVIDLGGTTVTKVSVGPTDNNAYVIARGDGPVVLVDCAADPDRLGEVLAGRTVGVIVTTHRHPDHVRVLAEMAARTGARLVCGEPDRTDIQDRTGTVQTGLWDDDRVQCGDLDLAVIGLVGHTPGSIALVITPETGPAHLLTGDAIFPGGLGRTHSPEDFATLLGDAVGKVFDRFPDPTVLHPGHGDSTTIGRERPHLDEWRRRGW; encoded by the coding sequence GTGGTGACGCCCGCGGCCGATTCCGGTCCCCACGATCCCCTCTCCCCGGCGCCCCACGGCTCCCCCGAGTTCCACGTCACGCCCGGCGGGCCGGCACTGGTGATCGACCTCGGCGGGACCACGGTCACCAAGGTCTCGGTGGGACCGACCGACAACAACGCGTACGTCATCGCCCGTGGTGACGGGCCGGTCGTCCTGGTCGACTGCGCTGCGGACCCGGACCGGCTCGGCGAGGTGCTCGCGGGGCGTACGGTCGGGGTCATCGTCACCACCCACCGGCATCCGGACCACGTCCGGGTGCTCGCCGAGATGGCCGCGCGCACCGGTGCCCGGCTGGTCTGTGGCGAGCCGGACCGTACGGACATCCAGGATCGGACCGGCACCGTCCAGACCGGCCTGTGGGACGACGATCGGGTGCAGTGCGGTGACCTCGACCTGGCGGTGATCGGGCTCGTGGGCCACACGCCGGGGTCGATCGCCCTGGTCATCACCCCCGAGACCGGTCCGGCTCATCTGCTCACCGGCGACGCGATCTTCCCCGGTGGCCTCGGCAGGACCCACTCGCCGGAGGACTTCGCCACTCTCCTCGGCGACGCCGTCGGCAAGGTCTTCGACCGCTTCCCCGACCCGACGGTGCTGCACCCCGGGCACGGCGACAGCACCACGATCGGCCGGGAGCGGCCGCACCTCGACGAGTGGCGACGCCGCGGGTGGTGA
- a CDS encoding YciI family protein, with protein sequence MRCVLLLNNAEPKPGEVSPEAIAAMQEAFGAYGRELEAAGVLVAAEVLTSPAEGTSLTRRTWAVDARHGPFAPATEPLMGVFVLDVPDRATALAWAEKCPGATYGIVEVRTSATSFVDGQWS encoded by the coding sequence ATGCGCTGCGTGCTGCTGCTGAACAATGCCGAGCCGAAGCCCGGCGAAGTATCACCGGAGGCCATCGCCGCGATGCAGGAGGCGTTCGGGGCGTACGGCCGGGAACTGGAGGCCGCCGGTGTGCTGGTCGCCGCGGAAGTATTGACCTCGCCCGCCGAGGGGACCAGCCTGACCCGGCGGACCTGGGCGGTGGACGCCCGACACGGACCGTTCGCCCCGGCCACCGAACCGCTGATGGGCGTGTTCGTCCTGGACGTCCCCGATCGGGCCACCGCACTGGCCTGGGCGGAGAAGTGCCCGGGCGCAACGTACGGCATCGTCGAGGTCAGGACCTCGGCCACCTCGTTCGTCGACGGACAGTGGAGTTGA